The Lactobacillus sp. CBA3605 genome contains a region encoding:
- a CDS encoding AEC family transporter, giving the protein MQIFLHSIQGVVIIIVMIAVGYLLATWGWFNDDSTKLVARLVTQIALPAYMIATITKDFTAQKLLATLPGLRFPVLNMAILFGLSFGVMRALNIRKSHRGLFSSMFLNSNTVFIGLPINEALFGNSALPYVLVYYMANTTIFWTLGVYLIQRDGVQATKFDWKQTVQKIFSPPLLGFMIGVVLVLLRLQLPDFLMQDFTYIGGMTVPLSMIFIGISMANAGLSSMRLNRDSIGILLGRFIFAPVLMTLMLMPMALPVEMKQVFILQSAMPVMTNAPVVAKLYGADADYAAVMVTETTLLSLIVIPILMFVVQSNLIS; this is encoded by the coding sequence TAATGATGACTCCACGAAACTAGTGGCGCGGTTAGTGACGCAAATTGCGTTACCTGCGTACATGATTGCCACCATCACGAAAGACTTTACGGCGCAAAAATTATTAGCAACCTTACCAGGATTGCGGTTTCCAGTCTTGAATATGGCGATTTTGTTTGGGCTATCCTTTGGGGTCATGCGCGCACTCAATATTCGCAAGTCGCATCGGGGCCTATTTTCGTCGATGTTTTTAAATTCGAATACTGTTTTTATTGGGCTACCCATTAATGAAGCTTTATTTGGGAACAGCGCGTTACCATACGTGTTGGTGTATTATATGGCGAACACGACGATTTTTTGGACGTTAGGTGTCTATTTAATTCAACGCGATGGGGTGCAGGCGACCAAGTTTGATTGGAAGCAGACCGTGCAAAAAATCTTTTCGCCACCATTGTTGGGTTTTATGATTGGGGTCGTTTTAGTGTTATTACGACTGCAATTACCAGACTTTTTGATGCAGGACTTCACTTATATTGGCGGGATGACGGTGCCGTTATCAATGATATTTATTGGGATTTCGATGGCCAATGCTGGACTGAGCAGTATGCGCTTAAATCGAGATAGTATCGGGATTTTATTGGGGCGGTTTATTTTTGCCCCCGTTTTAATGACGTTAATGTTGATGCCGATGGCGTTACCAGTAGAAATGAAACAAGTTTTCATTTTACAATCAGCGATGCCAGTGATGACGAATGCACCAGTGGTCGCCAAGCTCTATGGTGCGGATGCGGATTATGCTGCGGTAATGGTGACAGAAACCACCTTACTAAGCTTGATTGTGATTCCAATTTTGATGTTTGTGGTGCAGTCTAATCTAATTAGTTGA
- a CDS encoding DMT family transporter yields the protein MKKAYLYIAISTLMFSSMEIALKMAGSAFNPIQLNLIRFFIGAVILLPFALTALKQAGRKLVGADWRLFALTGFVCVIVSMSLYQLAITVDQASTVAVLFSCNPVFALLFSYLILHERLGRANLISVVISVIGLLIIVNPTHLTNGLGLVLAIGSAITFGLYSIVSRYGSVKRGLNGLTMTCFTFFAGAFELLLIAWLTKIPAIASGLKAVGLRQFAAIPILVNVNMTYFWLLFFIGVCVTGGGFAFYFLAMEQTDVSTASLVFFIKPGLAPILAALILQEKILPTTIVGIVVILIGSVVTFVGNRFRERDSAMPDGDDTADQSEKSVSQTTAVSNSKD from the coding sequence GTGAAGAAAGCATATCTTTACATTGCAATTTCGACGTTGATGTTTAGCTCGATGGAGATTGCCCTAAAGATGGCCGGTAGTGCCTTTAATCCGATTCAACTAAATTTAATTCGATTTTTTATTGGGGCCGTTATTTTATTGCCATTTGCCCTAACTGCGTTGAAGCAAGCTGGTCGTAAGTTGGTGGGCGCTGATTGGCGCTTATTTGCTTTGACTGGGTTTGTCTGCGTGATTGTTAGTATGTCGTTATATCAATTAGCGATTACGGTCGATCAGGCGTCAACCGTTGCCGTCCTTTTTAGTTGTAATCCAGTCTTTGCCTTACTCTTTTCATACTTGATTTTGCATGAACGGTTAGGCCGAGCCAACTTAATTTCAGTTGTTATTTCGGTGATTGGGTTACTAATTATTGTTAATCCCACACATTTAACGAATGGCCTCGGATTGGTATTGGCGATTGGGTCAGCGATTACTTTCGGGCTATACAGTATTGTTTCGCGGTACGGTTCCGTTAAGCGCGGTTTGAATGGGTTGACGATGACGTGTTTTACCTTCTTTGCTGGCGCCTTTGAATTATTACTAATTGCTTGGTTGACTAAGATTCCAGCGATTGCTAGCGGACTTAAGGCCGTGGGCTTACGGCAATTTGCAGCGATTCCTATTTTAGTCAATGTGAATATGACGTATTTCTGGCTATTATTCTTTATTGGGGTTTGTGTGACCGGGGGCGGTTTTGCCTTTTACTTCTTGGCCATGGAACAAACCGATGTTTCAACGGCTTCGCTAGTGTTCTTCATTAAACCTGGCTTGGCACCAATTTTAGCAGCCTTAATTTTACAAGAAAAAATCTTGCCGACAACGATTGTAGGGATTGTCGTTATCTTGATTGGTTCCGTGGTCACCTTTGTTGGGAATCGTTTCCGGGAACGGGATAGTGCGATGCCTGATGGGGATGATACTGCTGATCAATCTGAAAAGTCAGTCTCACAGACGACGGCAGTATCCAATTCAAAAGACTAA
- a CDS encoding 2,3-diphosphoglycerate-dependent phosphoglycerate mutase, producing the protein MTELVIVRHGESTANRDNTYTGWSDVPLTPVGIAQARQAGQRIQAAGIQFEAVHTSVLQRAIVTANLILAEINQLWLPEYKSWRLNERHYGALRGQNKDTTRQLYGKAQVQQWRRSFYTVPPLLAPSQLSHDRRYTTNGPAVEPQAESLQMAYERIMPYWIDQVAPQLLAGKNQLIVAHGSTLRALIKYLEHISDTGIDGVEVANGVPICYQLDDRLNIVNKTELS; encoded by the coding sequence ATGACAGAATTGGTAATTGTACGACATGGTGAGAGTACGGCTAATCGTGATAATACTTATACTGGTTGGAGTGATGTGCCCTTAACGCCAGTAGGAATCGCCCAGGCCCGTCAAGCCGGGCAACGGATACAAGCGGCAGGCATTCAATTTGAAGCAGTGCATACGTCGGTTTTACAGCGGGCCATTGTCACGGCAAACTTGATTTTGGCAGAGATTAACCAACTTTGGTTACCAGAATATAAGTCATGGCGCTTGAATGAACGGCATTATGGGGCGTTACGGGGACAAAATAAAGATACGACGCGGCAACTTTATGGTAAGGCGCAAGTCCAACAGTGGCGACGGAGTTTTTATACGGTGCCACCGTTATTAGCACCCAGTCAATTGAGTCATGACCGGCGTTATACGACTAATGGTCCGGCCGTTGAACCGCAAGCTGAAAGTCTACAGATGGCCTATGAGCGGATTATGCCTTACTGGATTGATCAGGTGGCGCCACAGTTGTTAGCGGGCAAGAATCAATTGATTGTGGCCCATGGCAGTACGTTACGCGCGTTAATCAAATATTTAGAACATATTAGTGATACTGGGATTGATGGCGTCGAGGTAGCGAATGGAGTGCCCATTTGTTATCAACTAGACGACCGACTGAACATTGTGAATAAGACCGAACTGAGCTAA
- a CDS encoding NAD(P)/FAD-dependent oxidoreductase: MTKSNYDFDVLYLGSGHGTFDGAIPLAAKGVRVAVVEPGLIGGTCPNRGCNAKITLDAPVALQRQLAALKPVLTGTTKIDWTANMAHKKAVIEGLPAAIGGLLTNSGVHLIQGRGTLVDAHTVNVGSQTCTAENIVLATGLHSHRLNIPGADLLHDSTDFLSLTKLPAQLTIIGGGYIALEFATIAQAAGSAVTLVLRGKQALRHFYQPYVEQLLQQLTIKGVKIYRETVVTAVKRVGDQCQVETDTQPTWSTDWVLDATGRVPNVENLGLEKVGVIYNAKGIVVNDHLQTSVPNIYASGDVIDKVQPRLTPTAIFESTYLMHTFAGETTAPIDYPAIPTVVFTSPRLAQVGVTAETALAHPDQYRVVTHHVPDDWYRQVGQETSGDNCLIFDQDQHLVGATEVSDQAADVIDTLLPAVTFKYGPAQFERLIHLFPTISASAWGQL, translated from the coding sequence ATGACTAAATCTAATTATGATTTTGACGTTTTATACCTTGGTAGTGGTCACGGTACTTTTGATGGGGCCATTCCATTAGCTGCTAAGGGGGTTCGGGTCGCAGTTGTTGAACCGGGCTTAATTGGGGGGACTTGTCCTAATCGTGGTTGTAATGCCAAGATTACGTTGGACGCCCCAGTTGCGTTGCAACGGCAATTAGCTGCGTTAAAACCAGTTTTAACAGGGACAACTAAGATTGACTGGACGGCTAATATGGCGCATAAAAAGGCCGTCATTGAAGGATTACCAGCTGCAATTGGTGGACTATTGACTAATAGTGGTGTGCACTTAATTCAAGGTCGAGGGACGTTGGTTGATGCGCACACGGTGAATGTTGGGTCACAAACGTGCACGGCTGAAAACATTGTTTTGGCAACGGGACTGCATTCGCACCGGTTAAATATTCCCGGGGCCGACTTATTACATGATAGTACGGACTTCCTGAGCTTAACGAAGCTACCCGCACAATTAACCATTATTGGTGGTGGCTACATTGCGTTAGAATTTGCGACAATTGCCCAAGCAGCTGGGAGTGCGGTTACTTTAGTCTTACGTGGCAAACAAGCGTTGCGCCATTTTTATCAGCCATACGTTGAACAGCTCTTACAACAGTTAACGATTAAGGGTGTGAAGATCTATCGTGAAACAGTGGTGACGGCGGTTAAACGAGTTGGTGATCAGTGCCAAGTTGAGACTGATACACAGCCAACTTGGTCAACTGATTGGGTCTTAGATGCAACGGGACGGGTACCAAATGTTGAAAATCTGGGCTTAGAAAAGGTCGGTGTGATCTACAATGCTAAGGGCATCGTGGTTAATGATCATTTACAAACCAGCGTCCCTAACATTTACGCCTCAGGTGATGTGATTGATAAAGTGCAACCACGCTTAACGCCGACTGCCATATTTGAATCGACGTATCTGATGCATACGTTTGCTGGTGAAACGACGGCACCAATTGATTACCCAGCCATTCCAACGGTGGTCTTTACATCACCAAGATTGGCGCAGGTTGGGGTCACTGCCGAGACTGCCTTAGCGCACCCTGACCAATATCGAGTGGTTACTCATCACGTTCCTGATGATTGGTATCGCCAAGTGGGACAAGAAACCAGCGGCGATAACTGCTTGATTTTTGATCAAGACCAACATTTAGTTGGTGCGACTGAAGTCAGTGATCAAGCGGCGGATGTGATTGATACCTTGCTTCCAGCCGTTACGTTCAAGTATGGTCCGGCGCAATTTGAACGACTCATTCATTTATTCCCAACGATTTCAGCTTCAGCTTGGGGTCAACTGTAA